From a region of the Chitinophaga caseinilytica genome:
- a CDS encoding serine hydrolase domain-containing protein, producing MLRKLTVLLAASLTLQGARAQSWQDTLAKIETAFAQFKPDIAGAQFAISRNGKVIFSKAWGMADLEHNVPMTTTSLIEAGSVSKQFTAASILMLEQMGKLSVDDDVRKYIPELPEYGHPIKISHLLHHSSGLKDWGAVASLNGWPRAEKNYTNDDALRIICRQKTLNYVPGAEYIYSNSNYTLLALIVERVSKESLEAFTKAHIFTPAGMSGSLWRMDLRRMVPNRAVAYGIGNGMLYVNMPNESVYGHAGLLTTAEELLKWNELYTTGKFGSPSLYAKQTETVPLTGGQPAMYAAGLMTTPFNGFPAVTHSGATAGYRCNLEYFPEQGMSFAFLSNTSQFDRSPTNPAALARNIFIPEPLPKNPPPPPAPAIAIQEETLRSFAGWYRYEPNDQPIKITYSDGKLYDNTQQLKIEGANAFRNSGGLRYVFGNGDLTLVTKENSRFVFKRAENPDTAAHSQFTGEYLSEEAEARWTIGLDNKNLVVKVDRPGYDSPMKPLYKDAFETELGLVRFLCDGQNRVTGLEVTSGRARKVPFTKAK from the coding sequence ATGCTTCGAAAATTAACCGTTCTACTCGCGGCATCGCTGACGTTGCAGGGCGCCCGGGCGCAGTCCTGGCAAGATACGCTCGCAAAGATCGAAACCGCTTTCGCGCAATTCAAGCCCGACATCGCCGGTGCGCAATTCGCCATCAGCCGCAACGGGAAAGTGATTTTTTCGAAAGCCTGGGGGATGGCCGACCTCGAGCACAACGTTCCCATGACCACCACTTCGCTCATCGAAGCGGGAAGCGTCAGCAAACAATTCACCGCCGCGTCGATACTCATGCTGGAACAGATGGGGAAATTGTCGGTGGACGACGATGTGCGCAAATACATCCCCGAGTTGCCGGAATACGGTCATCCCATCAAAATATCGCATTTGCTGCATCATTCGAGCGGGCTGAAAGACTGGGGCGCCGTGGCATCGCTCAATGGCTGGCCGCGGGCGGAAAAGAATTACACGAATGACGATGCGCTGCGCATCATTTGCCGGCAGAAAACCCTGAACTACGTTCCCGGGGCCGAATACATTTATTCCAATTCCAACTACACGTTGCTGGCGCTCATCGTGGAGCGCGTGTCGAAGGAATCGCTGGAAGCATTCACCAAAGCCCACATCTTCACACCGGCCGGTATGAGCGGCTCGCTGTGGCGGATGGACCTCCGCCGCATGGTCCCCAACCGGGCCGTGGCGTACGGTATTGGCAATGGAATGCTGTACGTCAACATGCCCAACGAAAGCGTGTACGGACATGCCGGACTGCTCACCACGGCCGAGGAGCTCCTCAAATGGAACGAGCTGTATACGACCGGGAAGTTCGGTTCCCCTTCCCTCTATGCCAAACAAACGGAAACGGTGCCGCTGACAGGCGGCCAACCGGCCATGTACGCCGCCGGACTCATGACCACCCCTTTCAACGGCTTCCCTGCCGTAACGCATTCCGGCGCTACAGCGGGCTACCGGTGCAACCTGGAGTATTTCCCGGAGCAGGGCATGTCGTTCGCTTTTCTGTCGAACACTTCCCAGTTCGACCGCTCCCCCACCAACCCTGCAGCCCTGGCGCGCAATATTTTCATCCCCGAACCGCTTCCGAAAAACCCGCCGCCGCCACCCGCGCCGGCCATCGCCATCCAGGAAGAAACCCTCCGCAGCTTTGCCGGGTGGTACCGCTACGAACCGAATGACCAACCTATAAAAATCACGTATTCCGACGGCAAGCTGTACGACAATACCCAGCAATTGAAGATTGAAGGGGCCAACGCGTTCCGCAACAGCGGCGGATTACGGTACGTTTTCGGGAACGGCGACCTGACGCTGGTGACGAAAGAAAACAGCCGCTTCGTGTTTAAACGGGCAGAAAACCCGGACACCGCCGCCCACTCCCAATTCACCGGCGAATACCTTTCCGAAGAAGCAGAAGCCCGCTGGACGATCGGGCTGGACAACAAAAACCTGGTCGTCAAGGTAGACCGGCCGGGCTACGACTCCCCCATGAAACCGCTGTATAAAGACGCTTTCGAGACGGAACTGGGGCTGGTGCGCTTCCTGTGCGACGGGCAAAACCGTGTAACCGGGCTCGAGGTAACGTCTGGCCGGGCGCGGAAGGTGCCATTTACAAAGGCCAAGTAA